The nucleotide sequence ATCTCAATCATATTGGAAAAACAGCCCTCAATTTTTTATAATTACTCTCCCAACTCATCAAAGCACCATTGATTGAAGGTCACATTTCATGCGATTGTCAAAGGTAAGATAATAAATGTTCTGAATTACCTTAATCAAGACATGGAATCGTTTTTTATACATTAGTTGATTCTAGGAACCCAGAAAGCCTGTTTTGTCTTGGTGTTAGACCATCGGTTAGTGTTTTGTTATTATTCAGCTGAAGGCACTGTTAGCGGTTATTCAATATTATAGATAGTTGAATTTGTGAACTAACAATACTTGTTTCTATCAGCAAGATTATTATGGTAGTTTTTAAATAAATTATCAAAACTTAAGAATAAACGAATCTATACAGGCATAGTGCAACCTATGAACATAATTAAAAACCTCAACCCTATTCGAAGGTCAATATCATAGGTAAAAATAACTTTAATTTCAGGATATCATTATCTGACCAGAATTTATTAAAATATTGCATATTGTTGTAATCTTTGCATTATTTGGTCAAAAGCATACATAAACTTATGGACCGAGTGGGATTCGCGGCAAAAATGACATGGAACCTCTTACAACAAGAAGATCGAAAGGTGATAATTCTAGCTTAAATCTATCGTATTAACATGTCCTTCTTATTCGTATTTGTGAAATTATTTTCACGACCTTTATACGCATAATGAAATCAACTAGATTGTAACCTAAATGTCCTTCATTGGTCATTGTAAGCTTTTTGAGCTTATCACTTTAAATGATGGAGGATTGGATACACAGGGAGTACATACATGAACGAGAGAAATGTCCCACCATGATCGATCGAATCTAATTTTTGAAAATTCCTTTATATGTAAACTGATCTTTGAATAATAATTATCAAGGTAAAGTTTTGTTATAATATATAGATCCCGTCAACTTCTAATTATGCGCATCGTGACAAAAATATTATTTCGGTATTTTAGGATTATAATATATCTAAAATGATTTTTAATCGTTTCTAAAAGCCTTCAAACAGGGGAGGACATTTCGATATAAAATTTAATAATTATTTTTACAACAGGTCTATATGATTATTGAGTATAGAGGAATAAAGGTTGACACGACTAGACCATTAAAAGATTATGATATGAAACTATTGGAAGAGATAGAAAAAGAAACTAGGGTGAAAATACCTTATGATGGTAAAAGAATTGTTGATAGCAAGACGGGTATTGTAAAACGCATAAGCGTATACCATAATCCTTCAGTAGAAAAAACAATAGTTGATAGCAAGACTGGGATCATACGTCGTATAACTGAGAAACTGTCACAAGATGCATCCATTATTGAATACAAAGGGATCAGAATTGATATTTCTAAACCTTTGACTGAGGGAGAAAGAATGCTTATGGAAGAGATCGAGAATGTTGTTAATTTGAAAATACAATATAAAGGAGTAGAACCCAGTGTTGATAATGATGACTCTATTATTGAATACAAAGGGATCAGAATTGATATTTCTAGACCACTAACGTTAAATGATAAAAAGCTGTTAAAACAAATGGAAAGAGAAATCAAAGAAAAAGAAACCAAATACTTCAATGATAAGAATGTCAGCATAATGAGACGTAACGGAATTAATTGGATTTATGAGAATGAGAATAATAATTTGAACATAGAAGATTACGAAGCTAGAATTAATAAGTCTTCTCAAATCGTAGTTAACAACAAAGAACTGTTTGAGCAGATGAGAAAGGAGGGTAAAGTAAAAAAAGATAATCTAGGTAGGGAAATGCTTTGGAATGGTAAGGCATGGGTTTTGGTTAGTATAATAGATTATCAGTACGAAAGTGAGAGTAACCAACATAGCAATGAAGATCAATCTCAGTCGTACTCGACTGATAGTATCGATTTTGATATATAATTTAAAACAATAAAAATTTTTGTTTACTCTATGTCATATTGTTTGCTTAATTTTTTTCTTATTCCCTAGTGTTGAATGACCGTTTTTCGATTGATTTCCATTATTATCTTTGCAATCAGCAAATTCATTTTGGAGCAAAAGGTCATAAATTCTGTCAAATTACAAAAAAGTTAGTTAAAATTAATTAGTTTGATTCAGGACAGCTTGTAATTTCCGTTCAGTCAAATGCTAAAGTTAACTGGGCCCTAATTCCAGTCCATAAACATAATCTTTGTAGAAAGAGATAATGATTTATTTATAACAAAGGGATTTATTTAGAATGATGAATAATAAAATTTTATTTATAAGCATAATTGCTTTGTCCGCTATAGGATTTCTGTCTAATCATTCTATTGGAGATGCTTTTGCTCAAACAACTAATGCAACACAGACCGTAAAGTGGAATAATTTCTTTGCTACATCAGATGATTTTGAACATCCTACAATACCTGGTATAGCTCTAATCGATGTTTTATATGAGAGTGATAAAACAGTAACGTTAGAATCAACATATGTTGATTCTATCTGGAGAGCTGTTGATGCTGTAAAAGCAGATGGATATAAAATAGATGATGTAGTCCAATACGAAACTAGAGCATTTTCGAGTGATAACATACACCTTAATTTTATGGTGATAATGTCCAAAGATTAAATTCCAAACTTTTTCCTATTTGTTTTTGTTTTGTAAATATTGAAACAGAAATAGTAATCCCTTAATATTATATTTCAGACCACAGATAAAAAATATAACATATCATCATAAACTTCTTATTTAACCCAATAATATAGTCAAATTTGACTATTTATTTGGCTCAAAACTTATTGCATGGAAAGAATTGTTTTAGTCACAGGAGTTAACTTCTCTTCCCTATGAGTCTGAGGTAATTTATTCGTGTAGAATTTATTATCTTGGTGAGATCATCTGCTAGGAAACTTTAACAACTGTAACGAGTATTTTCAAATATTATCTTTTAAAAATTAATATCAATTAATATGACACCTAAAGAAATATGTGAAGTTTTTTCAAACAACAGAGGTTACTACAAAGAGATATTTGATTACTGGACATTTGCCAAAGCAAAGATAAGAGCGTTTAGACTATACAAGAATCCAAAATACAAACAATTCAAAGCACAAGAATTTTTTGAGCAATTCATGGGTGGTTAATTAGTCAATTCTGCAACAGTAGTGTTGCAGCATTTATTACATTTTGTAAGAAATTTAAGGCCTTCACTGTATTATCGTTTGAGACTTGCCTTTTCATTAAATTAAATAAAATGGATTGGTGTTTATCATATAGTTAAGAATGGAAAAATGTCTTGTTTCTTGACCTGTATCAAACGATGTTGGCTAAAAATCATGTCACTGGAACCAATTATAAAAGTAAGCAACAATTACAACAGAAGGTATTAGTACTAATAACAAACCTTCTTCTTGCAGAGTTTCACAAGTGAACATTGCCTTTTGTACTAGGTATGACTGTCTTCTTCCCTAATCATGACTTGTTCGATTGACCTTCTTGGTGTTGGCAAAACTTCTCTATTGGAATAGCCTAATCGTAGCAATAATTGCGGGTTTGTGTCACTATGACCAGGTATTAAACTGCCAAGCCGTTTTCTCAAATGGGGAACTTCAATAGGCTGGTTTAGGTAAGAACACCATAAATTCTCAGTCTTTAGATACAAAAGCATATTCGACAATGACAACCCCGCATTTAACCATGAAATAGTGTTATCTGCGTTTGTACCTATTACTAACAGAACAGGAGAGCCTATAGCAAGTTCCTTGTCCTTGGCAGCTTGTCCTTTACCAAAATCAAATGTTCGTATTACAAACGGGCCGACCAAAGACATAATATCGCCAAATCCAAACGCATAACCAGGCATTCCGTCCATAAGATGACTTCTATTTGTGTGAATCCACGAAGCCAATTCCCTTCTAAACTTTTTATCTGACATTTGAATGAGATCTCCTTCTGTAACGAGTTTAGCAAGTTGCTCTTTTTCCTTCTTTTTCTTTTCAATATGAAACCAGACATTCTCGTATTTTTGAGCGATGAATTGAAGATTAGAGAGAATTTCTTCTGAGATCTCCTTTTCATCAAACCTAAACCTGTTTGTTCTTCTATGGGTAATTGAGTTAAACAATCTTTTCAATCCTTCATCCTTAGTTTTCTCTAATTTTTCATCAATGTCTGTTACCTTAACTGCTGCCAACAAATCATGGTCACTCTCTTCTTCTCGTGGTAACAAGGAAGTTTCAAATTTATAACCAAAGTATGATACTGCTAACTGCAAATTAAACAACGCAGAGCCACAACTAATGGTCAGTTCTCTGTCGTCAGGATCTACAACCGGCAAAGCCCTTATTCTGTCTGAATAAAGATGAATTGTGTTATTATCAGATATTCTAAATGTCCATGGTTGTGTATTGTGACTTGATGGAGCAAGGATTGCAAATTCCAGAAAGAACTTTAATTTATCAACGGGTGTGCCCTGAACTGGGAACTCGTTTTCAGATATTTTCCATGGTGCAAGACCCTCATGTTCTGAGCCTTCACTTAATGAAGGTTTCATGTTATTTTAAAAAAGGACCTTTAGAAAAGTGTTTTGAACAAAATAAAATGCATTAGTTAATTATTCAATATTTATTCTGAAAGGATGTGATACGAGCATTAGATTTATCTATTTTATTAGTCTTTGATATGTAACCTAGCTTTTAGTTAATTTTTAAATAATTTATGTTGTCGTTTAAAAATAAACGAATTTAAGTAGCCTAAATAATTCACCCCACGGCAAATGGAGCCGACCAACTTTGACCGTGAATCAGAAATTTGTAACTACAGGAATTTGAGGCAAAAATAACATGGAACATAATTAATTATAAAATTTAGTAGATTATCTTTTTTACTATGATCAACCGTCAAGGAGTTTGCTTACCAAATATTTGAGAACATTCGGTATCTAATCAGAAATCTAATAGATACGGTTCATGATATTTAGCTGATTCTATCGTGAACCCATATTTGTAGTCAAATTTTTCATAGGCCCAAGGGGGCCAATGCTGATATCGGTTCTCTTAAAAAAGGATTATATCTTCAGTATATTCGGAGAAGTTTAATTATCTCCAATTGAAACCTAGATTATTTTTAAAAAGTTGTCAAAGATAAAATTGATAATAAACCCATATTGCCAATATATGCTGAATAAACTTAATATCAAATATGGTAGGCTCAATGCCTCTCCATTGAATAGGTGATATTTTATAATATCTTGCAGTTTATACGTATAGATTCAAGAAATTACTACCAAATTTCGTATTATATTGTCCATTTTGTCTATTTTTTCTTTCCTGTAAGAGGTAAATATAGAATGTATATTATCTTCACTGGTATCTAACTTGTCTATGCCCAATAAGCCAGCGCAGACATACAGAAATTCGAATAAAGGCTTATCTACCTTAATTAGTGCCAACATTTGTAAGTCTGTTTTCCCTACATAAATTTTGGCTGGGTATAAACCGTCAGCCCTTTCATGATGTATATAATCTTTCGGTAATCTAAAATTTTCGTTTAGAGGAATGACATGATCCTTCTCTTGTGGTTCACGAAACATAAAGTTGTCCAGTTTATTTTTGGCATCTTCAAAGTTTCGAAATTGAAAAAGAATGATCAAAATTGTTACTAATGAGGCGTTGGACTCTTTTACTAATTTGAAGAACTGATAGTAGACCGTACTTATAACATACCACATAATTACTATTGAGTTATCACTTGGAGTACCAGGATTAATGAATTTTCTTGAGAATCTCAATAAATTTAATACTTTCTTGATTTTACGAGGATTGTTTTTACAGCCCGCAGTAATCAAGCTTAGTTCATTTTGAGGTAATGATGGATGGAGGCTTTGAATAAATTCTTCCATGCTTTCTTCATCTTTATATGGCAAAGAGATTTTTAGTTGAAATATTTTGTCTAAATGGTCCCTACCCTCCGAAGAAGGAGACTGTTGATTATAACGTAATTCCCATGCCCTCTCAAGTTTTTCAACATCTGCTGCTAGAATAACTATCACATTCTTAGCATTCAAAAATATCTTTAGAGCTTCTAGCATTTCGAGAGTCTTTTCGATTAAACAGCGATCTAAATCGTCTATAAATATATATAATTTACCTGTTTTAATTAAACTCTCTAAATCCTCCTTAATACTAGAAACACTCTTTACCGATTTTTCAAAATAACCTCTCACCTGTTCTAGGGACATATTAGTATGAGCTCGTATTGCCATGTCAAACAGAACTGTACCTACGCTTTTAGCAGTCTCCTTAAATCGATTATTAATGTCTTCATATTGTTCTTGAATCTTAAATAATAATGAAGCTACTGGATCGAGTCGCTCATACTCCCATGCATTAAACCATAGAACACGACTATTCTTGTTCCTTCCGACCTCTTGTTGTATATGACTTTTGACCTTATCATGGATGCAACTCAATAGACTTGTTTTACCCTCACCCCATTGACCATTGATACAAATCGCAAAAGGGGTAGGGAGTTTTTCATCTGTTATAAGATCCTTAATGATGGTAGATGTTTCATCGTTTTTGAACAGAGTAGAATTATTCTTCGGTTCATCGTCATAATATTCATTTTCATACAAACTTAATTTACATCAAGTAACATTCAATATTTTATATAAGGATTCCAAAACTCAAACTCAGGGCTAACTATCTCAGTAAAAACCTCTTAGCCTTCTCTACTTTAGAATGCTTATCGATTTCTGTTCAAAAATTCCAGAGTATAGATCAGGTGAGACATTAATAACTTAAAGAGCATATCAAGATGAAAGATGCGAAAGAAAAACCAATAGTTAACAATCATTTTATCTTAGATACTTATTATCAAGGAATAGTCTCAATATTTGATTCAGAGATAGAATATATAACAAATCTAATTAGCCATAGAGGAATTAAGGGTCAAGCTAACGAAGAATAACTGAAAAATTTACTAATTAAATTTCTTCCAAAGAAATATTCTATAGGTTCTGGAATCATTTTCGACAAAGAGGGTAACTTTAGCAGACAGATGGATATCATTATATACGATTCATTTCATCAACCTGAAATTTTAAGCCACAGTTCGCAATTTCTATTTCCTGTAGACATAGTTTACTGTGTTATCGAAGTAAAAACGATATTGAATGCAAAGTTTTTCAAAGAGGCCATAGACAATATTGTTTCAGTAAAAAAATTGAATTTCATAAGATATGAAAAAGAGGAAGAAGTAAACTATAATTCTAAACCGATCTCACCTTTAGGAATTATATTTGCATATAAATCAACAACAAATGACTACAGAACGTTTTTGAGGTGGGCAAATGATGTGTTTAAATCTTCTCAGATAAATAGGGATCATATCTTTGAAAAGTGTTATATTTTAAAAAACACGTTTTCCATTAAATTACCAGACATCGACTCTCGCCATAGGCTGTCCTTTGATTTTTGTCATCTAAACAAAAATTCGTCTAACAAGGAAAAATTAAGGAAAAATATATCTATAAAAGATTCAAATGGTAAAGAATGCAAATGTGATCGAAGTAGAGGGTTTTTGATTTTCTTATCGGATCTGCTAAGATCATTATCATTAAAAGAAACTTATTATGGTCAGTTGTTACAAAAGTATTTCCCTAAAGATTTTGAACTCCAGACAGGTGACGAGGTGAATATATAGATCAGAATATATAATAATAATTGTATAACCTTACGCTGTTTTAGTTTTTCCATTATATACACTGAGAGACCATCATGATCGAAAGAAAGAACGAATTCTTTGTGAAAAGGCAACTGACATTATATTCTTATGGTCCAGCCCATCTTGCTTACTGAAGCAACAACAATGTTGATAATAAGAAGGGATTAAGAACCTCAGCGTAAAAACCCCAAAAAAGCACCAGACATATCTTATCGTAAACAAGATTCGTTTAACAAAAGATAAATGACTAAAATAATGGTCAGCTTGAATACAATGTGATAGAATGTGTCAAAAAATACTCTTGACGCTATAAAGGCTGATGCAAAATCAATTAGAGAAATTCTTGATAAAAATAAATACGAAATAGATGTTTTTCAGCGAGAATATATGTGGCAAAGAAAACAAATGGAAGACCTCATAGATGATTTATCATCAAAATTTCTATCAGCATACAAGCCTGATCACAAAAGAGACGATGTTCAAGACTACCCAACTTATTTTCTCGGTTCAATTATTTTGAGTCTAAAAGGAAATAGAAGATCTATCATAGATGGTCAGCAAAGACTTACCTCCATAACTCTTTTACTTATTTATTTGAATAATCTACAATATCAAAGATCAGATAAAGTTAACATTTCTGATCTTATTTTTTCGGAAAAATATGCTCAAAAAACATTTAATCTTCAAATAGATGATAGAAATGAATGTGTTGATTCTTTATACAATAATCAGGATTTTGATAAATCTGGAAAAAGTGAATCAGTAAAAAACATTGTAGAACGATTTAGAGAAATTGGGGAATTGTTTCCTCCTGAATTAAATGGGGAGGCGCTACCTTTTTTTATAGATTGGTTTATTGATAACGTCATTTTTGTTGAAATAAATACCTATTCAGATGAAGATGCATACCTTATTTTTGAAACTATGAATGATCGTGGTCTTAGTCTTACTTCAACTGAAATGCTTAAAGGTTATTTAATATCTCGAATAGAAAATGAAGCTAAGAAAAATGAATTAAACGGAATGTGGAAATCAAGAATCTTAGAGCTTAAAAACATTTCAAAAGAAGAGGATCTGGAATTCTTTAAATCATGGTTGAGAGCGAAATATGCAGAAACCATTAGAGAAGCACGAAAGGGGGCTGAAAACGAAGATTTTGAAAATATAGCCCGATTTCATATCTGGGTAAAAGAGAATATAGATAGACTTGGATTACAAAGCAAAGATGATTTTTATATTTTTATAAAGGAAAAATTCGAATTTTATTCTAGACTATATCTTAAGATAAATCGAGCTTCGAGAGCAGGGGTACGTGGTTTAGAAGATCTTCGGTATATATCAATTACAAAATTTGCTACATCATTTTATTACCCATTGTTACTAGCCCCTGTAAACATTTCTGATGATGAAATAACTGTAAATAAAAAACTTGCATTGGTATCTAGATACATTGAAACCTTTATTGTACGCAGATTTGTAAATAATCGTACACTTGCACATTCCTCAATTAGATATACGATGTACAATTTAATCAAAGAAATTAGAGATAAGAGCGTTGAAGAATTATCTCAAATCCTAAAGCAAAAACTTGGAAAATCTGACTCATTAGAAGGATTTGAAGGTATGGCGGATTTCAGATTGAATCAACAAAATAAACGGTTTGTACATTATCTACTAGCAAGATTGACAAATTTTATAGAAGTAGAAAGTAAAATGAATTCTAGATTAGAAGATTATATAATCGAAAGTAATTCAAAACCCTACGAAATTGAACATATATGGTCTAACAGATTCGAAGATCATAAGGAGGAGTTTAATCAAAAAGATGATTTTGAGAAGTATAGAAATATGGCTGGTGCATTAATTCTTGTGCCAAATGGTTTTAACCAGTCTTATGGCGCAGATTCTTTTGAACAAAAGCTATCACACTATTATGGTCAAAACTTACTTGCAAAATCATTATCACCTCAATGTTATGAAAAGAATCCTACTTTCTTAAAATTTAAACAGATTTACAATCTACCATTCAAACCTCATCATCAATTTAAAAAGGAAGATATTGAAGAACGTCAGAAACTCTATCAAATAATATGTGAGCAAATATGGGACACTAAAGAATTAGATAAAATAGTCGAATCCACTGTTAGCGACTTTGATAAACCCTAACATCTTGTGATTCAGGATTATAAAAAATGAAATTCCTTGAATTCTATTTTTTGCTTCGACATCAGAGTCCTGTGATGCGGTCTCAGTTGACTGAAAGATCTATATAGATGAAAAAGAAAGAAAAACAATCAAAATTGGAATGACCATCTAAAAAGGTATAAAATTAAAGGCATAATTGATATTATGTTTCCCTCATTCCTATATTGGAATTGGAATTTAAGTGTGAAAATGTAGAACAAGCTGTTCTTGAGGCAAAAAACGTTACATAAGAGTATTCTGTATATACTAATATTGAGATCTGAAATATTTATTTCTATAGGATTTTTGATTGTTTTCTTACTAGTATCGCCATTTTTAGCTATACCTAATACATTAGCTCAAAGTGATGCTTTAACAGATTCGCATGCTGCAACGTACTTCTCAAACCCTTCCAGTTATACTGACAAAAATGTAAACTTTACAGGTAAAATTTTAAGCTTATTTCCTCCTTCAAGTGGAACACAAGGTTTACAGATGTATCAAGCTGGAGAAACAAATAGAAATACAATTGTAATTTATACTACTCCAATACAATTATCTAAAGACGATTGTGTCAGAGTAACCGGAATATCTCAGCCAGTAACTGAATATCTTAACATGTTTGGAGCTACGTTGTCTGCAGCAGCCATAAATGCTAATTCTATTAGTAAGATCCATTGCTCCGAATCTATCGAACCGGCTAGAAATATTGTCAACGTGGATGAAACTCAAGAAAAAAACTCCGTAATTATAACGCTGCATAATGTAGAGTTTTCAGATAAAAATACTAGAGCATATCTGACTGTTCAAAATACTGATCCAATAAATGATATAACATTTTATGATCATGACTCTAGAGCAATCCAAGGTAAGTCACAATTTATGACAACTAATTCTTATGATGTTGATTACCCAAATATTGAATCAACTATTCCTTCAGGAATTGAAGAAAATGGCGTTGTATTATTCGAACCTATAGATCCAACAACAGATAAAACCCAATTTAGATTTGAAGCCAGTAAAGGAATTGATGATATAAAGTTCACATTTGATGTTATCTTATCAACTATCAAATTTTATGACGCAGTTTTGCCGACGGACCTTGATAATATTACAGCTCTTGTTAATGCAGGAAATGCCCTTTCTGAAACAGGCAATCCTTTGGAAGCTATCAAATATTATGACAAAGCATTATCTATTGATGCTAATAATATTACAGCTCTTGTTAATGCAGGAAATGCCCTTTCTGAAACAGGCAATCCTTTGGAAGCTATCAAATATTATGACAAAGCATTATCTATTGATGCTAACAACACTAAAGCTCTTGTTGGTAAAGCTAATAACCTGGGTGACTCTCATGAAGCTATGAAATATTATAATAAAGCAACATCTATAGATCCGAGAGTATTTTTGGATTAAATGTATAAGAAATAGATCTTCGATTCTCATCAGCCTCTCCTTGTATGTATGCTCAAACATTAGACCAATAAAACCAATATTGAGTCTTAACTAAGGTATCACCTATTGACAATTAACCTGCAGTAAGATAATAATCGGAGTCTCAGAAAACCCATTCAATTCATTCTTTACAGTCTGTTAAGTTGATGTGATACCAATAATGTCATTTTTTGATAATCAACTACGATTCATAGTCTGAAAATAAATAAAATATTCAAACATAGCCTAATGAAAGATTCAGTTGTTTAATATACGATATTTGAGTGCGGATTGTTTTCTTGATAGTTACTTATAGCGATGAAAATAGCTCACGAATCCTGAAAATTTTGGTAGTAAGTGCGCTGCGCTAAAAATAAAGGTATGAAACTATGTCCTCATTCGATCAATTTAATTAAATCAATGTACTCATCTTTTGTAATTTCTCCTTTTGCAAGCCTTAACTTTAGAATTCTTTGTAAATCTTCTTTTGATTTATGTTGATCTGAGGAGTTAGAATCAATCCGAGTAGTGCCACTTTTCGAAAATATGGCGGATGTTTTTCTTTTGGTTTCTAATACTCTTACATATAGCTCATGACTCCATTTCCTTATCTCTTTACCACCAAATGATGGAATTCCAAAAACAGGTTTTTGCATGACACCATATTCATCAATATAAGGAATAGCCAAACGATTTTCCTTTCCTTCAAACTTAAACAACCCGCCTATCATGATATTTGTATCTTCTACTGGAACACCTATTCCTCCACCTCCTAGGACTTCACCAGTTTGTTCTTCTGATATACCGTAATTACCTAAGGCTATGGAAGTAAATGGAATTATGATATCGATTCTTTTTTCTTCTTTTCTTTCATTTTTTATAAATATAATCGACTTTTCATTTAGAAATAACTGCCCATGTTCATATTTTCTGAATGTCCCTCCAGAGGGGTATGCTCTATGACCTCCATGGTATTCAGCCGATTTATGATGAAGTATAGTATTTCCATGTATTTTTAAATCACAATTTTCACATAACATTGTCAATGTTCTATGTTTATTGGTAAAGCATTCTGGACAAAGGGATGGATTAAGATAGGATCTTATTTGCTTTCTGTATATTGAGTTTACTTCAGCTTCCTTAAGGTAATCCAGGTGATCCGTGAAAATATTCACCAGTTCCTTATCGATATAAAATTTCACTATTTTTTGCATATCTTCACCCATTAAGGATTGTTCAAAATGAAATTCAATGGCAGGAACTTCCTTTTTCTTGAAGTTACCTTTAGTTTGAAAAAAAGACTTGATCTCACCAATTGATTGTATCGAGATATTGACGATCGGATCCGACTTTCGATTTCTTCTAAAAGAAATGTAACTGGTTTTCTCTGTTAGGTCTACTAT is from Candidatus Nitrosocosmicus arcticus and encodes:
- a CDS encoding DUF262 domain-containing protein, coding for MSKNTLDAIKADAKSIREILDKNKYEIDVFQREYMWQRKQMEDLIDDLSSKFLSAYKPDHKRDDVQDYPTYFLGSIILSLKGNRRSIIDGQQRLTSITLLLIYLNNLQYQRSDKVNISDLIFSEKYAQKTFNLQIDDRNECVDSLYNNQDFDKSGKSESVKNIVERFREIGELFPPELNGEALPFFIDWFIDNVIFVEINTYSDEDAYLIFETMNDRGLSLTSTEMLKGYLISRIENEAKKNELNGMWKSRILELKNISKEEDLEFFKSWLRAKYAETIREARKGAENEDFENIARFHIWVKENIDRLGLQSKDDFYIFIKEKFEFYSRLYLKINRASRAGVRGLEDLRYISITKFATSFYYPLLLAPVNISDDEITVNKKLALVSRYIETFIVRRFVNNRTLAHSSIRYTMYNLIKEIRDKSVEELSQILKQKLGKSDSLEGFEGMADFRLNQQNKRFVHYLLARLTNFIEVESKMNSRLEDYIIESNSKPYEIEHIWSNRFEDHKEEFNQKDDFEKYRNMAGALILVPNGFNQSYGADSFEQKLSHYYGQNLLAKSLSPQCYEKNPTFLKFKQIYNLPFKPHHQFKKEDIEERQKLYQIICEQIWDTKELDKIVESTVSDFDKP
- a CDS encoding Acg family FMN-binding oxidoreductase, translated to MKPSLSEGSEHEGLAPWKISENEFPVQGTPVDKLKFFLEFAILAPSSHNTQPWTFRISDNNTIHLYSDRIRALPVVDPDDRELTISCGSALFNLQLAVSYFGYKFETSLLPREEESDHDLLAAVKVTDIDEKLEKTKDEGLKRLFNSITHRRTNRFRFDEKEISEEILSNLQFIAQKYENVWFHIEKKKKEKEQLAKLVTEGDLIQMSDKKFRRELASWIHTNRSHLMDGMPGYAFGFGDIMSLVGPFVIRTFDFGKGQAAKDKELAIGSPVLLVIGTNADNTISWLNAGLSLSNMLLYLKTENLWCSYLNQPIEVPHLRKRLGSLIPGHSDTNPQLLLRLGYSNREVLPTPRRSIEQVMIREEDSHT
- a CDS encoding DUF6602 domain-containing protein; the protein is MKFLPKKYSIGSGIIFDKEGNFSRQMDIIIYDSFHQPEILSHSSQFLFPVDIVYCVIEVKTILNAKFFKEAIDNIVSVKKLNFIRYEKEEEVNYNSKPISPLGIIFAYKSTTNDYRTFLRWANDVFKSSQINRDHIFEKCYILKNTFSIKLPDIDSRHRLSFDFCHLNKNSSNKEKLRKNISIKDSNGKECKCDRSRGFLIFLSDLLRSLSLKETYYGQLLQKYFPKDFELQTGDEVNI
- a CDS encoding KAP family P-loop NTPase fold protein, yielding MYENEYYDDEPKNNSTLFKNDETSTIIKDLITDEKLPTPFAICINGQWGEGKTSLLSCIHDKVKSHIQQEVGRNKNSRVLWFNAWEYERLDPVASLLFKIQEQYEDINNRFKETAKSVGTVLFDMAIRAHTNMSLEQVRGYFEKSVKSVSSIKEDLESLIKTGKLYIFIDDLDRCLIEKTLEMLEALKIFLNAKNVIVILAADVEKLERAWELRYNQQSPSSEGRDHLDKIFQLKISLPYKDEESMEEFIQSLHPSLPQNELSLITAGCKNNPRKIKKVLNLLRFSRKFINPGTPSDNSIVIMWYVISTVYYQFFKLVKESNASLVTILIILFQFRNFEDAKNKLDNFMFREPQEKDHVIPLNENFRLPKDYIHHERADGLYPAKIYVGKTDLQMLALIKVDKPLFEFLYVCAGLLGIDKLDTSEDNIHSIFTSYRKEKIDKMDNIIRNLVVIS
- a CDS encoding tetratricopeptide repeat protein, yielding MRSEIFISIGFLIVFLLVSPFLAIPNTLAQSDALTDSHAATYFSNPSSYTDKNVNFTGKILSLFPPSSGTQGLQMYQAGETNRNTIVIYTTPIQLSKDDCVRVTGISQPVTEYLNMFGATLSAAAINANSISKIHCSESIEPARNIVNVDETQEKNSVIITLHNVEFSDKNTRAYLTVQNTDPINDITFYDHDSRAIQGKSQFMTTNSYDVDYPNIESTIPSGIEENGVVLFEPIDPTTDKTQFRFEASKGIDDIKFTFDVILSTIKFYDAVLPTDLDNITALVNAGNALSETGNPLEAIKYYDKALSIDANNITALVNAGNALSETGNPLEAIKYYDKALSIDANNTKALVGKANNLGDSHEAMKYYNKATSIDPRVFLD